The following DNA comes from Camelina sativa cultivar DH55 chromosome 14, Cs, whole genome shotgun sequence.
CCAGAATCCGACTCGCGTCGTCGATGGTTACTCCGAGGAATTCGAGCAGACGTTTCTCGATCTGATGCGGCGGAGCCACCGTTTCTCTCGTATCGCAGCCACTGTTGTCTACAATGAGTATATCAACGATAGGCACCACGTTCATATGAATTCGACTGAGTGGGCGACGTTGACTGAGTTCATCAAGTATCTTGGCAAGACGGGTAAGTGTAAGGTTGAAGAGACTCCTAAAGGTTGGTTTATTACTTACATCGATAGAGACTCAGAGACTATGTTTAAGGAGAggttgaagaacaagagagttaagAGTGATTTAGCTGAGGAGGAGAAACAAGAGAGGGAGATTCAGAGGCAGATTGAGAGAGCTGCTGAGAAATTGAATGCTGCTGGTGGTAGTGAAGGTGAGAGCAGTGGTAAAGAAGTTGTTGAGGataatgatgttgatgatgagaagaagaagaagaaagatgaagaattgAAGCTAAAGAGTGGAGTTAAGGTTGGGTTTGCTCTTGGTGGAGTGGTTAAACAGGTTGCTACGGGTAAAGAGAGAGTGGAGAGCTCCAAAATCGTGTTTGAGGATGAAGAGAATGACAAGGTTGGGAGAGGGGATAAGAGGAAGAGAAGTGGGGACTCGGGAAGGagcgagaaggagaagagatcaGCTTTGGATGATTTGATGAAGGAGGAAGAGTATAAGAAGGAGAGGATGAATCGTAAAGATTACTGGTTGTTCGAAGGGATTATTGTGAAGGTGATGAGTAAAGCTTTGGCTAAGAAAGGGTACTATAAGCAAAAAGGTGTTGTGAAGAAAGTGATTGATAAGTATGTTGGTGAGATCGAAATGCTTGATTCTAAGCATGTGCTGAGAGTTGATCAGGAGGAGCTAGAGACGGTGATTCCTCAGATAGGAGGGACAGTGAAGATAGTGAATGGTGCATACCGTGGTTCCAATGCAAGGTTGTTGGGTTTGGATACTGAGAAGTTCTGTGCTAAAGTGCAGATCGAGAAAGGTGTTTACGATGGAAGAGTCATCAAGTCCATTGACTACGAGGACATATGCAAACTTGCTTAGTTATTATATCTTTAGACCATGTTGTGTTTAGCGCGATGCCTTGTATTTCTggttgaacctttttttttttaatctgcaaGT
Coding sequences within:
- the LOC104742985 gene encoding DNA/RNA-binding protein KIN17-like isoform X1; translated protein: MGKNDFLTPKAIANRIKAKGLQKLRWYCQMCQKQCRDENGFKCHCMSESHQRQMQVFGQNPTRVVDGYSEEFEQTFLDLMRRSHRFSRIAATVVYNEYINDRHHVHMNSTEWATLTEFIKYLGKTGKCKVEETPKGWFITYIDRDSETMFKERLKNKRVKSDLAEEEKQEREIQRQIERAAEKLNAAGGSEGESSGKEVVEDNDVDDEKKKKKDEELKLKSGVKVGFALGGVVKQVATGKERVESSKIVFEDEENDKVGRGDKRKRSGDSGRSEKEKRSALDDLMKEEEYKKERMNRKDYWLFEGIIVKVMSKALAKKGYYKQKGVVKKVIDKYVGEIEMLDSKHVLRVDQEELETVIPQIGGTVKIVNGAYRGSNARLLGLDTEKFCAKVQIEKGVYDGRVIKSIDYEDICKLA